A stretch of the Hippocampus zosterae strain Florida chromosome 18, ASM2543408v3, whole genome shotgun sequence genome encodes the following:
- the gpn3 gene encoding GPN-loop GTPase 3 isoform X1, protein MPRYAQIVMGPAGSGKSTYCATMIQHFESLNRSVQVVNLDPAAEHFDYPVMADIRELIQVEDVMEDPTLKFGPNGGLVFCMEYFANNFDWLGEALGHVEDDYILFDCPGQIELYTHLLVMRQLVEQLQQWEFRVCGVFLVDSQFMVESFKFISGVMAALSAMVSLEIPQINIMTKMDLLSPKAKKEIERYLDPDMYSMMEDNTDTIRSKKFKKLTKAICELIDDYSLVRFMPFDRSDEEGINIVLQHIDFTIQYGEDLEVKEPKETNEDSGDTNYDEFFQGQVES, encoded by the exons ATGCCTCGTTATGCTCAGATAGTGATGGGCCCTGCGGGTAGCGGTAAG AGTACCTACTGCGCCACCATGATCCAACACTTTGAATCTTTGAATCGTTCGGTTCAAGTGGTCAATCTGGACCCTGCAGCAGAGCATTTTGACTACCCCGTTATGGCAG ACATCCGTGAACTCATCCAGGTAGAAGACGTGATGGAAGATCCAACCCTCAAGTTTGGGCCCAATGGCGGTCTGGTCTTCTGCATGGAATATTTTGCCAACAACTTTGACTGGCTGGGGGAAGCTTTGGGTCACGTAGAGGATGACTACATCTTGTTTGACTGCCCCG GTCAGATTGAGCTGTATACTCATCTTCTAGTCATGAGGCAACTGGTGGAACAGCTACAGCAGTGGGAATTTCGGGTGTGTGGAGTCTTCCTGGTGGATTCCCAGTTCATGGTGGAGTCTTTCAag TTCATCTCAGGAGTCATGGCGGCCCTGAGCGCCATGGTGTCATTGGAGATTCCCCAAATAAACATCATGACGAAAATGGATCTGCTCAGCCCCAAAGCCAAGAAAGAAATTGAACG GTATCTTGATCCTGATATGTACTCCATGATGGAGGATAACACTGACACCATCAGAAGTAAAAAGTTCAAGAAGCTGACCAAAGCTATTTGTGAACTG attgaTGACTACAGTTTGGTGAGATTCATGCCCTTTGACCGTAGTGATGAGGAAGGTATCAACATAGTACTACAACATATTGACTTCACGATACAGTATGGAGAGGATTTGGAAGTCAAGGAGCCAAAG GAGACTAACGAAGACTCTGGCGACACCAATTATGATGAGTTTTTTCAAGGCCAAGTGGAAAGCTGA
- the arpc3 gene encoding actin-related protein 2/3 complex subunit 3, which yields MPAYHSTMHEQNTRSVGNMALLPLKTQFKGPARGDGIDSDIIDEAIYYFKANVFFKNYEIKNEADRTLIYITLYISECLKKLQKCSSRGQGEKEMYTLGITNFPIPGEPGFPLNAMYAKPANKQEEDTMRLYLQQIRQETGLRLCDRVFDPQTDKPSKWWMCFVKKQFMNKSLSAPGQ from the exons ATGCCG GCGTATCACTCAACGATGCACGAGCAGAACACCAGGTCGGTGGGGAACATGGCTTTACTGCCCCTTAAAACGCAGTTTAAGGGACCAGCGAGAGGAGACG GCATAGATTCAGACATCATCGATGAGGCTATCTACTACTTCAaggcaaatgtgtttttcaagaaTTATGAGATCAAG aaTGAGGCAGACAGGACATTGATCTACATTACACTCTATATTTCCGAGTGTCTAAAGAAGCTGCAAAAG TGTAGCTCCAGAGGCCAAGGGGAGAAGGAGATGTACACCCTCGGCATCACTAACTTTCCCATTCCCGGAGAGCCCGGCTTTCCACTCAACGCCATGTACGCCAAGCCCGCTAACAAGCAGGAGGAAG ACACGATGAGGCTGTACCTCCAGCAGATCAGACAGGAGACCGGCTTGAGGCTGTGCGATCGTGTGTTCGACCCCCAGACAGACAAACCCAGCAAG tggTGGATGTGTTTTGTCAAGAAGCAGTTCATGAACAAGAGCCTGTCTGCTCCAGGACAGTAA
- the gpn3 gene encoding GPN-loop GTPase 3 isoform X2, whose product MIQHFESLNRSVQVVNLDPAAEHFDYPVMADIRELIQVEDVMEDPTLKFGPNGGLVFCMEYFANNFDWLGEALGHVEDDYILFDCPGQIELYTHLLVMRQLVEQLQQWEFRVCGVFLVDSQFMVESFKFISGVMAALSAMVSLEIPQINIMTKMDLLSPKAKKEIERYLDPDMYSMMEDNTDTIRSKKFKKLTKAICELIDDYSLVRFMPFDRSDEEGINIVLQHIDFTIQYGEDLEVKEPKETNEDSGDTNYDEFFQGQVES is encoded by the exons ATGATCCAACACTTTGAATCTTTGAATCGTTCGGTTCAAGTGGTCAATCTGGACCCTGCAGCAGAGCATTTTGACTACCCCGTTATGGCAG ACATCCGTGAACTCATCCAGGTAGAAGACGTGATGGAAGATCCAACCCTCAAGTTTGGGCCCAATGGCGGTCTGGTCTTCTGCATGGAATATTTTGCCAACAACTTTGACTGGCTGGGGGAAGCTTTGGGTCACGTAGAGGATGACTACATCTTGTTTGACTGCCCCG GTCAGATTGAGCTGTATACTCATCTTCTAGTCATGAGGCAACTGGTGGAACAGCTACAGCAGTGGGAATTTCGGGTGTGTGGAGTCTTCCTGGTGGATTCCCAGTTCATGGTGGAGTCTTTCAag TTCATCTCAGGAGTCATGGCGGCCCTGAGCGCCATGGTGTCATTGGAGATTCCCCAAATAAACATCATGACGAAAATGGATCTGCTCAGCCCCAAAGCCAAGAAAGAAATTGAACG GTATCTTGATCCTGATATGTACTCCATGATGGAGGATAACACTGACACCATCAGAAGTAAAAAGTTCAAGAAGCTGACCAAAGCTATTTGTGAACTG attgaTGACTACAGTTTGGTGAGATTCATGCCCTTTGACCGTAGTGATGAGGAAGGTATCAACATAGTACTACAACATATTGACTTCACGATACAGTATGGAGAGGATTTGGAAGTCAAGGAGCCAAAG GAGACTAACGAAGACTCTGGCGACACCAATTATGATGAGTTTTTTCAAGGCCAAGTGGAAAGCTGA